The proteins below come from a single Necator americanus strain Aroian chromosome V, whole genome shotgun sequence genomic window:
- a CDS encoding hypothetical protein (NECATOR_CHRV.G18447.T3): MDINSAWIFIGGLSDCLTEGDIITVFSQYGEVVNINLPRDRRTGKPCGFCFLCYQDKTSTRLAVDNLSCINLLGRTLTVKYVEEYKVPKYRENVDEETKRLWEEGCGPKPIQRVKEEKHKKLCRERNTSINVDKKHQKRRRKEMKRPGDRFPALQKIVAPHDDKNSKVLSEVKPLVKEGGCRIQNGDLVRRREEFIYNPRPPLEKANWHDIEVWRETRKREKGLKRTSASTDDEFFVPKRYR, encoded by the exons ATGGACATCAATTCTGCTTGGATCTTCATCGGTGGTTTATCAGACTGCCTCACCGAGGGTGACATCATCACAGTTTTCTCTCA ATACGGCGAAGTGGTGAACATTAATTTACCGCGTGATAGACGGACCGGCAAACCTTGTGGTTTCTGTTTCCTTTGTTATCAAGATAAAACCAGCACCAGGCTAGCTGTCGACAACCTTAGTTGTATAAAT TTGCTTGGAAGAACCTTAACCGTGAAATATGTTGAAGAATACAAGGTCCCAAAGTATAGAGAAAATGTTGATGAAGAAACAAAGCGCCTATGGGAGGAGGGTTGCGGCCCGAAGCCTATTCAGAgagttaaagaagaaaagcacaAG aaattatgCCGCGAGAGAAATACGAGCATAAACGTCGacaaaaaacatcagaaacgCAGgcggaaagaaatgaagcgtCCAGGTGATAGATTCCCGGCACTCCAAAAGATTGTTGCCCCCCATGATGACAAAAACTCGAAGGTTCTCTCCGAGGTCAAGCCTCTTGTGAAG GAAGGTGGTTGTCGTATCCAAAATGGGGACCTAGTGAGAAGAAGGGAAGAATTCATTTACAATCCTCGTCCTCCGCTTGAAAAG GCCAACTGGCATGACATAGAAGTTTGGAGGGAAACACGAAAGCGTGAGAAGGGTCTGAAAAGGACGTCTGCATCAACGGATGACGAATTCTTCGTCCCCAAACGATATCGGTAG
- a CDS encoding hypothetical protein (NECATOR_CHRV.G18447.T1) has translation MDINSAWIFIGGLSDCLTEGDIITVFSQYGEVVNINLPRDRRTGKPCGFCFLCYQDKTSTRLAVDNLSCINLLGRTLTVKYVEEYKVPKYRENVDEETKRLWEEGCGPKPIQRVKEEKHKASKTISSTRSKRLGDLPFSRNYAAREIRA, from the exons ATGGACATCAATTCTGCTTGGATCTTCATCGGTGGTTTATCAGACTGCCTCACCGAGGGTGACATCATCACAGTTTTCTCTCA ATACGGCGAAGTGGTGAACATTAATTTACCGCGTGATAGACGGACCGGCAAACCTTGTGGTTTCTGTTTCCTTTGTTATCAAGATAAAACCAGCACCAGGCTAGCTGTCGACAACCTTAGTTGTATAAAT TTGCTTGGAAGAACCTTAACCGTGAAATATGTTGAAGAATACAAGGTCCCAAAGTATAGAGAAAATGTTGATGAAGAAACAAAGCGCCTATGGGAGGAGGGTTGCGGCCCGAAGCCTATTCAGAgagttaaagaagaaaagcacaAGGCAAGTAAAACAATTTCTTCTACACGCAGTAAACGGCTGGGAGATTTgcctttttcaagaaattatgCCGCGAGAGAAATACGAGCATAA
- a CDS encoding hypothetical protein (NECATOR_CHRV.G18447.T2): MKRPGDRFPALQKIVAPHDDKNSKVLSEVKPLVKEGGCRIQNGDLVRRREEFIYNPRPPLEKANWHDIEVWRETRKREKGLKRTSASTDDEFFVPKRYR; the protein is encoded by the exons atgaagcgtCCAGGTGATAGATTCCCGGCACTCCAAAAGATTGTTGCCCCCCATGATGACAAAAACTCGAAGGTTCTCTCCGAGGTCAAGCCTCTTGTGAAG GAAGGTGGTTGTCGTATCCAAAATGGGGACCTAGTGAGAAGAAGGGAAGAATTCATTTACAATCCTCGTCCTCCGCTTGAAAAG GCCAACTGGCATGACATAGAAGTTTGGAGGGAAACACGAAAGCGTGAGAAGGGTCTGAAAAGGACGTCTGCATCAACGGATGACGAATTCTTCGTCCCCAAACGATATCGGTAG